Proteins encoded by one window of Deltaproteobacteria bacterium:
- a CDS encoding type II toxin-antitoxin system PemK/MazF family toxin produces the protein MVISQGEVWWADLGEPRGSEPAFRRPVLVIQGNPYNASRLSTVVCVALTSNQKWSAAPGSVVLSRRDTGLSRDSVANTTQLMTLDRDDLEDRTGRIPRRKLELVFAGIDVLLDR, from the coding sequence GTGGTGATCTCCCAGGGCGAGGTCTGGTGGGCCGACCTCGGTGAACCGCGCGGCTCGGAGCCGGCCTTCCGGCGGCCGGTGCTGGTGATCCAGGGAAACCCCTACAACGCCAGCCGGCTCTCCACCGTCGTCTGCGTGGCCCTCACCAGCAACCAGAAGTGGTCGGCTGCGCCGGGCAGCGTCGTTCTCTCCCGGCGGGACACAGGGCTCTCCCGCGACTCGGTCGCGAACACCACCCAGCTGATGACCCTCGACCGCGACGATCTCGAGGATCGCACCGGAAGGATTCCCCGCCGGAAGCTCGAGCTGGTCTTC